gataacgtgccagtgtgagcgccgctctgataacgtgccagtgtgagcgccgctctgataacgtgccagtgtgagcgctctgataacgtgccagtgtgagcgccgctctgataacgtgccagtgtgagcgccgctctgataacgtgccagtgtgagcgccgctctgataacgtgccagtgtgagcgctctgataacgtgccagtgtgagcgccgctctgataacgtgccagtgtgagcgccgctctgataacgtgccagtgtgagcgccgctctgataacgtgccagtgtgagcgccgctctgataacgtgccagtgtgagcgccgctctgataacgtgccagtgtgagcgcctgataactctgataacgtgccagtgtgagcgccgctctgataacgtgccagtgtgagcgccgctctgataacgtgccagtgtgagcgcgctctgataacgtgccagtgtgagcgccgctaaacgtgccagtgtgagcgccgctctgataacgtgccagtgtgagcgccgctgataacgtgccagtgtgagcgccgctctgataacgtgccagtgtgagcgccgctctgataacgtgccagtgtgagcgccgctctgataacgtgccagtgtgagcgccgctctgataacgtgccagtgtgagcgccgctctgataacgtgccagtgtgagcgccgctctgataacgtgccagtgtgagcgctctgataacgtgccagtgtgagcgccgctctgataacgtgccagtgtgagcgccgctctgataacgtgccagtgtgagcgccgctctgataacgtgccagtgtgagcgccgctctgataacgcgccgctctgataacgtgccagtgtgagcgccgctctgataacgtgccagtgtgagcgccgctctgataacgtgccagtgtgagcgccgctctgataacgtgccagtgtgagcgccgctctgataacgtgccagtgtgagcgccgctctgataacgtgccagtgtgagcgccgctctgataacgtgccagtgtgagcgccgctctgataacgtgccagtgtgagcgccgctctgataacgtgccagtgtgagcgccgctctgataacgtgccagtgtgagcgccgctctgataacgtgccagtgtgagcgccgctctgataacgtgccagtgtgagcgccgctctgataacgtgccagtgtgagcgccgctctgataacgtgccagtgtgagcgccgctctgataacgtgccagtgtgagcgccgctctgataacgtgccagtgtgagcgctctgataacgtgccagtgtgagcgccgataactctgataacgtgccagtgtgagcgccgctctgataacgtgccagtgtgagcgctctgatctgataacgtgccagtgtgagcgccgctctgataacgtgccagtgtgagcgccgctctgataacgtgccagtgtgagcgccgctctgataacgtgccagtgtgagcgccgctctgataacgtgccagtgtgagcgccgctctgataacgtgccagtgtgagcgccgctctgataacgtgccagtgtgagcgccgctctgataacgtgccagtgtgagcgccgctctgataacgtgccagtgtgagcgccgctctgataacgtgccagtgtgagcgccgctctgataacgtgccagtgtgagcgctctgataacgtgccagtgtgagcgccgctctgataacgtgccagtgtgagcgccgctctgataacgtgccagtgtgagcgccgctctgataacgtgccagtgtgagcgctctgataacgtgctAGTGGGGTGATTGTTAATGACTGCACACTCGGGGGCTGAATGAGGAGGCTCTATCAGCATCTTGTGGCTGGAGGACTGAAATACAGTATTGCATATGAaaaccgtatatatatatatatatatatatatatatatatatatatatatatatatatatatatatatagatatatctgcTAACTCCCTCTAGATACCCCAGTCTCATTGTTATGTTGTGGTATAGAATCCCTACGCATGAAGACCCCAGAAGAACGTGCCCGTGTCCAGAGGGATTTCAttgaggaagacagcaaagaaaagaaggtacaacttaagtgtgcaagtacagtTGAGTTACTGTTATAcgtattgacagaaaaaaacaaacaaacgctcaagcagttttgaaagtaactgaaaacactaatttcataaagtagatcaaaaacgaaagcccagaaaaaaaaaagatttacataaaactctaaaatagctaaaaataagcacagaaaaatacaataaataaataaattaataaaacctgaaaaaaagaagcccTAGCTATAGAGGATATAGTGTGATTGTCTTGTTCAGTATGTTGTATGGCCACTCTGAAGAGGATATAGTGTGCTTGTCTTGTTCAGTATATTGTATGGTCACTCTGAAGAGGATATAGTGTGCTTGTCTTGTGCAGTATATTGTATGGTCACTGAAGAGGATATAGTGTGCTTGTCTTGTGCAATATGTTGTATGGTCACTCTGAAGAGGATACAGTGTGCTCGTCTTGTCTTGTCTACTATATGCCACATCTCGAGTATATAATTTTTGTTGCTTAAATCCGTGGTTCTCAACAACTTTGGACTGAGCTGCTCTCAATGACATGAATCCTTAACTGAACTAAAAATTTCCCTAATCAGAGGTTTTTACAATAGCGTGCAAGATTTCAAATTATGTATACAATTGTATAAGAAACATCTCCAACTTTTTATAACCTTAAGTACACCCAAATCACATAACAGTGccatttaaaaagaatatatacaaATTCTAATATTCATCAATACAATTCAATCATGTAGAATTCCTAATAGCTTTTTCTTCTTAATTGAAACATATACAGTAcggtgcaaaagttttaggcaggtgtgaaaaaatgcagtaaagtaagaatgctttcaaaaatagacatgttaatagtttatatttatcaattaactaaatgcaaagtgagtgaacagaagaaaaatctacatcaaatccatatttggtgtgaaacccttctcctacccttattctgcaGTCCAGTAACTTTGCGAATcccagcagcggacaggccgttcctcgtAGCCCCtgtagagaacagggaattgcagatgcaaaggaccacaaCGTTATCCGGCACTGATTCCAGTTATCCCATTCCGGTCTTATTGTAGATAAtgctcagaagttctcaggcaggcaaacaaaacaaacaacccaccagACTGGCGGCAcagttacaggctacaggtgtgggccaattaaggccaatgatagtctaacaatagtcaaaccgtaattgcctacctaaccacacctgcagcctgtcggtctgTTGACTCCTTGACGTCATGGCAGGCaagtatgctgcccacaggtccaccTGATCATTACTGGCAACttctgtgggctcataccaagcctgccatgaacgactcctggtggtaaacttgggagctggctcacaatatatatatatatatatatatatatatatatatatatatatatatatatatatatatatatatatacacactgccaTTTCAACAGCAAAGCATATGGAAGTGTAAAATAATTCTAACTTATTATCGTCATTATTCTCATTAATAGTAAAATATTACAAACAGATTTCTTGCTACGTGTCCATTTAAGCACAGCACTGATGACAGTCGCAGGTGGCGACTGAAATGTTCTCACTGGCACTTCAACACACTCACTCACGACACACTTTCCTCTGGCTTGTTCTGGATGGATAATGCATCAAGCTAATCTATTTTTATGTTTGGTACACCGTACaccttgtatatacagtatttaaaatatatgaaccATACATAAAACTGACTGAGAAAACGactgagtgcaaacagccaatcggcttccagatctagcgggcttctattttgcatagatgcccgctggaacgctgaagtgcttaactgtgaattcagTTTGAAATCAGTCCATACATATACCGacttttcccttaacattctcaTCTATtgatccactccctgccagcttcaATGACACCCAGCCTCCACCAACAAGTTCCAACTCTGACAGTGTCCAGATCAATCACAATAAGAAAGAGAACAACCACAATATTACCAAAAGTATATAAATTCTGCCTCTAGCTGTATGGAGTAGGTCTTTTCTATTCTAATTCTGTTAAAGACTCTTACTCAGCAGAAGGTTACCAGCTTGGTAGATGACCGTGATGTTTATTAGCGCCCTTGACTTTTATTAGTGCCTTTGCCTGTGGCTCAAGATGCATAACTCTAGTCTCGGTCTTATACTAGGTGGCAGCACTCTCATCGACGGGCTCTACCACTTAAATAAACAGGTGCACAATTTTCTGTGATTCAAATACGACGCATACAAAAACAAGTGACACTGTTGactgcaagttatttttttcatccaATTTCTACCCGAATATTTATTCTTTCCTGATTTATatgtaaacaaaatcaaaagatCCACCAGAtatcacatttttttcattaaataattctacatgatttttaaaaaaccttcacccaaattttgaaaaaaaaaatcaactaaaaaTCAGAACCCCGTAATTATAAATTTCAAATATGTACCAAAAAGTGAGGCGCCACCGCCTGGCGCAGCTCACGGACCAGGGCTCGGGGCAGCACAGCAAGGGAGCAGCGCACACgtcagcttccccacattgtacAGATACAGCAGGGGTTGCATGCAGCTGCTGGGCATGATGAAGGCAGAACACACCGGCCCTACGTAACATTGAAACACGATGGGACTGAAGTACGATTGAAAAGGGTAGATGACAACCGACGGGGAGTAAAACACCAGCAAAATAATGAAGATGGTGAAAACGGTCTGGAAAGCTTTCTTCTTGACGGGGTGAACCTCATCTCGCCCCGGGCCAGACTGTCTCAGGGACCGGAGGAGAGACACATTACAGAAGACCATGACCACGAGCAAGGCAGAGGTGTAGCCTGCCATTACATTCGTAGGTAAATTGAATATGTATGCTGTTAGATAGCTGGAGATGGCTACAGTTACAGCCCAAGCCACAGCGCAGACTGCCACTCTGTAGGCGAGAGACTTGAACCGCAGGTAACGGACCGGGTGCGCCACGGCCATGTAGCGCTCCACACAAATACAACAGAGGAACAGGGGGCTGCCAACCAggttaaaaaaatagatacaatttGTTCCAATGAAAATCATGTAATTATTCAGAAAGTAAATATTATATATCGCAAAAGGTGCGTTGAGGCAAACGAAAGCGTCCATGGCAGCCAGGTTGAGAACGAAGATCTCGGATGAGGAGATGGCAGATTTCCTCCTCAGTAAAACCCAGAGCACCATCACGTTGGCGGGAAAGCCCACAGCTGCGGTGAGCAGCTCTACCGCTGACAGGAAGGCAAACCCAGCTAAATGGTGAAAGCAGGGCCAGGGCGAGCTGTCGTTAAGAGCGCTGGCGTGGGCGCTGGGGACCGCTGTAGAGTTAGTGTAGAACGAATCCATCGTGCACCCAACACTGATCTGCAGAGAgaaattactgttattattatcacTGCACTGTAATTAGCACTTGTATTCGAACCGGCTCCTGCATAAATGGAACACTTTTCTATACATGTATCTGCTGATACTTGAACTTGTCTCTAAATTTAATACTGAATTTGAATTGGCTGTTAATTTAGCATTGAAGAcagttactgtatatactgtacttaccCTTTTTAGGACTGAAGACAgttactacatatatatatatatatagtacttaaTTTAGTACTGACAAACTGATAGAGGTTCTCCAGGACTCGGGTTAGAGACCCCTGTACTAAacactatgaataataataaagcacacgTTCTCTCTCACTTACCACAGTGCTATGAAGTTGAAGACACACAGATATATTGTCTAATATTCTTCAGGGTGATGCTGCAGTGAGTTGAAGCCTCTCTTTTGGTTTGTGAAGCAGATCATGAACACGAGAGAGAGCTGAGTAGATCTAGCAAGGGAAGCCCCTCCCTCCTGGAGACTCCACACCAATCAGCTTCCACTGCttccaataaaaaacaaaacaggaatgaCTTTAAACATCAAATGCATATGTAAAGTGTGCATCTTCAGATAGGAAAGCTATTTGCATGAACGAGATCAATTAGAAAAACAAAGCCAGCCAGGTCTGAAGTGTTTTATCAGGAGTCCAGTAAAAGAAACATTATTCAAAGATTCTGCTGCTGAAGGCACGTATGTATAAGACCAAATATTCAAATTGCCAGCGGTCACTAACACAGGGAGTGTTTGAACTGCTTTCATTCAGTTTCCAGGACAGAAGTGAGTTCTactgatttgttatttttgtaaaatacaaaatatattacataattGAATGTAGGGGCAAGTTCAAGTAAGAGAATATAATtagataataaatatatatgcgcTGCTCCGATTAACAGATGAACTAATGAATTGATCGAAGAttcatttttttccaaatttaatcgagcagatttttttatttgactggcAATTGTAAGGTTAAACTCAAAAGTCGGCTAATCACGTGAGAAATGGCATCTGGCGTCTCGGGAGATACAGTGTTTGCGGAGAGAGACCAAATGGAGGGCTACAAACCGCTAAAGGGAAGTCTACAGTCTAGCTTTGGGTTCAAATTAGACTGATGGAAACACTGAAGAGAAAGGCaaggttttgtttcttttgcaagCAAGGCTTTTCGTACGAAGGCAGTGTGGGTAGTTTGCAGCACCATTTGCGAGCAAAACATCCCTTTGCTGCGGCGAGAGGGGAAGGAGAACCGTCCGGAGTTACACAGAATTCTGTACCCCTGCATGATTTGATGCCTGCGTAGATCAAGATAGCTATACATaaacgcttgatgtttctgaacagtatttacatgtaataaaattaataatgatctttatattgcacctttcatagtggaccaccatcacaaagcgctttacaagatacgagactagggtgtatgaactatgcatcagctgcacagtcacttacaacaatgtctcacctgaaagacagagcacaaggaggtaaagtgacttgctcagggtcacacaatgagtcagagactgagctgggatttgaaacggggacctcctggttataaacctgtttctttaaccactggatcacacagcctcatgagtttttaaaaaatgtgttttaaaagaaaaatagctttttataaggttacttttaatcaagggtttcgtgtactgagcaacgcaggaggctgagcctactgtagaaaatcagtggtgttgaatgtgctgttttattttgctgcagaattagtttggtcttgtcttcaatatttgttgcaaactgcagcagaactcaatggcagtgcttgagaacacagtggGACTCGAGCCCAGGAATTGCGCATCCACGTCCAGCAAAAAAATTCTCTTGCAATGTGGACTGCATCCAGCAGTCGACCAATCAACATAGTGAAGATGAGGGGTTAGAAAAAGTCCTTCAAATTGCTCTTAGTTCAAATGAATACAGACTTCCCACGAGAAAAATACCATAACAACGCATATTAAACAGCTGTTCGTGAAGAGAGAACGAGAACTGAAAACGAACTGAAAAAGCAGTTTGTGAGTTTCACTGGTGATTTTTGGATTTCTGTTGCTAATGACAGTTACCTGCAGTGCACAGCATTTTGGAGTCAAAAGCAACAACCATAAAGTGACTTACTGAAGTTGAATTGgagcagctaacaaaataaaaacacgtgCTTAAACCGTGCTTAGAAGTAACAGAATTGCTTGGAGGGAGTGAATATGAGACATTGAGTGTTGTAATCCCGGCAGTATTTCATTTACGAGTACAGATGGCATTTTCAGACAATGATTCTGCTTTCATTGCTCGATTCAAATGTACTCTTATCGATGACTTAACTGAAAGAAGGAAACATTGGCCACGAATCGAGAAATATGAAATGTCTACGGTGCTTGACCCCCGATTCAGACACTCCAATGCAGCTCTGTGAACAGCAAGGTGTATGGAAGAGAGGCTGAATTTTGGACGCGACTTGAATTTGGGTACAAGGCTTCAAGAGATTGCACCAGCCTCACAGGTGAAGCAAAAACTTTGTTTTGAAGCTGCTCTCGGTGCACAGGGGGACTGCAGTGATCAAAGAGCGTCCCTGGCAATGGAATTAGCTGTGTACAGATCACTGTCTCAACTTGATGATGACGTCGCCCATCCACTTGAATGGtggaaactgcactgcttacaaGTGCCATGACTTTCAAAACTTGCCATGACTCCTCTGCGTTCCAGCCACCTCCGTGACGTGTGGAAGAGTATTCAGCACTGCACGGATTGTGGTCTGTTTTCATTATAATGGTATATGGTATATTATAACAATTTCgtctttgtgtatttttttaaatacaattttaattccagttgagtgtaatttatttctataatattaACGTCtagtattttttaaagtattactgTGCAGCACAGCTGCTTTAAGAGCcttaccattatttaaaaaaattcccCAATTAATCTACCGGTCAAATattttaatcgagtgacagccctaaaaTTTATATATTCGTGCACAAAAAAGTTTATGGCGAGGCGCTTATTACAAAGGAAAAAGCAATTGTGTCCGGAGGAGCTTGTCAGGGAGGGGGTGTGCTGGCAGCGTCCGGAGGATCTTGTCACGGAGGGGGTGTGCTGGCAGCGTCCGGAGGAGCTTGTCACGGAGGGGGTGTGCTGGCAGCGTCCGGAGGATCTTGTCACGGAGGGGGTGTGCTGGCAGCGTCCGGAGGATCTTGTCACGGAGGGGGTGTGCTGGCAGCGTCCGGAGGAGCTTGTCACGGAGGGGGTGTGCTGGCAGCGTCCGGAGGAGCTTGTCACGGAGGGGGTGTGCTGGCAGCGTCCGGAGGATCTTGTCACGGAGGGGGTGTGCTGGCAGCGTCCGGAGGAGCTTGTCACGGAGGGGGTGTGCTGGCAGCGTCCGGAGGAGCTTGTCACGGAGGGGGTGTGCTGGCAGCGTCCGGAGGAGCTTGTCACGGAGGGGGTGTGCTGGCAGCGTCCGGAGGAGCTTGTCACGGAGGGGGTGTGCTGGCAGCGTCCGGAGGAGCTTGTCACGGAGGGGGTGTGCTGGCAGCGTCCGGAGGAGCTTGTCACGGAGGGGGTGTGCTGGCAGCGTCCGGAGGAGCTTGTCACGGAGGGGGTGTGCTGGCAGCGTCCGGAGGAGCTTGTCACGGAGGGGGTGTGCTGGCAGCGTCCGGAGGAGCTTGTCACGGAGGGGGTGTGCTGGCAGCGTCCGGAGGAGCTTGTCACGGAGGGGGTGTGCTGGCAGCGTCCGGAGGAGCTTGTCACGGAGGGGGTGTGCTGGCAGCGTCCGGAGGATCTTGTCACGGAGGGGGTGTGCTGGCAGCGTCCGGAGGAGCTTGTCACGGAGGGGGTGTGCTGGCAGCGTCCGGAGGAGCTTGTCACGGAGGGGGTGTGCTGGCAGCGTCCGGAGGAGCTTGTCACGGAGGGGGTGTGCTGGCAGCGTCCGGAGGAGCTTGTCACGGAGGGGGTGTGCTGGCAGCGTCCGGAGGAGCTTGTCACGGAGGGGGTGTGCTGGCAGCGTCCGGAGGAGCTTGTCACGGAGGGGGTGTGCTGGCAGCGTCCGGAGGAGCTTGTCACGGAGGGGGTGTGCTGGCAGCGTCCGGAGGAGCTTGTCACGGAGGGGGTGTGCTGGCAGCGTCCGGAGGAGCTTGTCACGGAGGGGGTGTGCTGGCAGCGTCCGGAGGAGCTTGTCACGGAGGGGGTGTGCTGGCAGCGTCCGGAGGAGCTTGTCACGGAGGGGGTGTGAGGGCAGGGTGTTGTCACGGAGGGGGTGTGCTGGCAGCGTCCGGAGGATCTTGTCACGGAGGGGGTGTGCTGGCAGCGTCCGGAGGATCTTGTCACGGAGGGGGTGTGCTGGCAGCGTCCGGAGGATCTTGTCACGGAGGGGGTGTGCTGGCAGCGTCCGGAGGAGGACGGGAGGAGCTTGGGTGTGCTGGCAGCGTCCGGAGGAGCTTGTCACGGAGGGGGTGTGCTGGCAGCGTCCGGAGGAGCTTGTCACGGAGGGGGTGTGCTGGCAGCGTCCGGAGGAGCTTGTCACGGAGGGGGTGTGCTGGCAGCGTCCGGAGGATCTTGTCACGGAGGGGGTGTGTCAGCGGGAGGAGGGTGTGCTGGCAGCGTCCGGAGGATCTTGTCACGGAGGGGGTGTGCTGGCAGCGTCAGCGGAGGAGCTTGTCACGGAGGGGGTGTGCTGGCAGCGTCACGGAGGGGGTGTGCTGGCAGCTCCGGAGGAGCTTGTCACGGAGGGGGTGTGCTGGCAGCGTCCGGAGGAGCTTGTCACGGAGGGGGTGTGCTGGCAGCGTCCGGAGGAGCTTGTCACGGAGGGGGTGTGCTGGCAGCGTCCGGAGGAGCTTGTCACGGAGGGGGTGTGCTGGCAGCGTCCGGAGGAGCTTGTCACGGAGGGGGTGTGCTGGCAGTGTCTGGAGGATATTGGTAGCATACATAGTGTAGAACTTGGGAGATCACCCTTACAGCTACAATATAACTTCAGTATACTTATAGGGTATACCAATAAAGTTGTTTGTCTGCCCATATTCTTAGAAGGTCACACTTTATATAAAGCGATTAGAACacagaagaaataaagaaatcgTGCTGGGATCTGCAGACAAGTCTGATAATAAAGGCTTGAGACAAGATGAGACAAGGGCCGCCTTATTTCTTTACTTacaagaacacaaaacacaagaatatatttcacaaaaacataaaacaaagcaaagcctAGCTTCTCAAGAAGCATAACTAACTGGGACTTCAGACAGCTATACCAGGACGACTGAGCCATTTCCCTGGAACTTTATAAACTCAACTCGATTTCCTTCAGCGCCTATACtgtttgctctcctctctccacacCCCAGCTCTGCTGCCCATGGAGCGTGAGGAAATGAACCTTATATAATGGCTCAGGGTGTTAATTAAATAATGGTTCCCTGTTAAGGGTCCATCCCCGGAGCGAGCACTCTTCTCATACGGaggcttcccagtccctgtcgatgaaaaccatacccatagcatgatgctgccaccgccatgcttcacagtagggatggtgttacctgggtgatgtgctgtgttgggtttgcaccagacataccgctttgcatttaggccaaatagttcaatttttgtttcactaGACCACAGACTCTTTTGCCACATCTTATCAAAgactcccacatgcctttttgctaattccaagcgggattttacacGGGCTATTTTAagaaatgacttccttcttgccactcttccatacaggccagatttgtggagtacctcagcgattgttgacacatggatagtttctcccatctcagccatggaacgctttcagagttgtcattggcctcttggtggcttctctgaccaatgcccttcttacccggctgctcagtttgggagaatGGCCtgttctaagcagattctgggtggtgctgtataccttccacttcttaatgagagacttgactgtgctccaagggatattcaatgtctttgaaatctttttatacccctcccctgatctgtgtctttccacaactttatcccagggttgttttgaaagctccttggtcttcatggtagtatctttgctttgaatgcactacccaaccgTGGGACCATagagagacaggtgtatttaatctgaaaacaTGTGAATCCCTTTttttgcacacagatggactccatttaacttattgtgtgaattctgaaggtaactggtttcacctgagcttatttaggagtgtcacagcaaagggggtgaatgcttcTCTAATGAGGACTTTTCGTTTGGCGGGCCTGATCTGATACCCTGGCGCTTGGCGCGGGCTgggtgacagttataaaaatacaaatacgaaCATACCTTTGGCAAAAGTCTACTATGTGAAGTATAAATGATTTGTATGCAAAATGCAAGTCAAATTGTTCAAATGATTCTGACACTGTTAAGTGCAATTCTAACAATGAAAAGATAATTAAGCAATGCCATGCCTTTTACAGTGTTTTCTCACCATTTCGCACATTCATTTTCACGTAGAGAATGAGAGAGGTATCCCAGGCTACCTTTCGTATTTTAATTCTAAAGCTAATTCGATTCGTATGGAATACAGAAACACTTAAAAAGTATTTGTAATTGGAGGTGATAACTCGTCGTGAGATATTTTGCATTTTCCACTTTCGtattgagacccccccccccccccccatcctatCTAATACATCTCCAGCCCTGGCTCTGGAGAGCCCCCCCTATCCTATCTAATACATCTCCAGCCCTGGTTCTGGAGAGCCCCCCCTATCCTATCTAATACATCTCCAGCCCTGGTTGTGGAGAGCCTCCCCTATCCTATCTAATACATCTCCAGCCCTGGCTCTGGAGAGCCCCCCCTATCCTATCTAATacatctccagccctggtcctggagagccccccCTATCCTATCTAATacatctccagccctggtcctggagagcccctccTATCCTATCTAATACATCTCCAGCCCTGGCTCTGGGGAGCCTCCCCTATCCTATCTAATacatctccagccctggtcctggagagccccccCCCACATCCTACTCAGTAGGTTTTATAGGCAACCATTAAATCATCAATAAAACCACCCTCTTCAGCCCTCAATGACCAGAGAGAGTTCCCTTAGTATTGAACAAGCTGCTTTAATTAATTGATCAATAATGAATTATTAAGAGCAGTAAAGGAGTGAACAGAGGAACAGgtacacaatactg
Above is a genomic segment from Polyodon spathula isolate WHYD16114869_AA chromosome 36, ASM1765450v1, whole genome shotgun sequence containing:
- the LOC121303971 gene encoding proteinase-activated receptor 3-like gives rise to the protein MDSFYTNSTAVPSAHASALNDSSPWPCFHHLAGFAFLSAVELLTAAVGFPANVMVLWVLLRRKSAISSSEIFVLNLAAMDAFVCLNAPFAIYNIYFLNNYMIFIGTNCIYFFNLVGSPLFLCCICVERYMAVAHPVRYLRFKSLAYRVAVCAVAWAVTVAISSYLTAYIFNLPTNVMAGYTSALLVVMVFCNVSLLRSLRQSGPGRDEVHPVKKKAFQTVFTIFIILLVFYSPSVVIYPFQSYFSPIVFQCYVGPVCSAFIMPSSCMQPLLYLYNVGKLTCALLPCCAAPSPGP